In Crinalium epipsammum PCC 9333, the following are encoded in one genomic region:
- a CDS encoding aldehyde dehydrogenase family protein, with translation MTTPLTCLNYIDGEWLAAKSQAILESRNPADWREVIATFPSSGAEDVDAAVMAASKAYHNWRLTPAPARAEFIYRIGEILLQRKEELAYLMSQEMGKPLAEARGDVQEGIDCAIYSAGEGRRMFGQTTPSEMPNKFAMTVRSPVGVCALITPWNFPVAIPCWKMMPALVCGNTVILKPAKDTPACATLLVEIFQQAGLPNGLVNLVHGHGDEVGQALIEHPGINLVSFTGSSQTGAEVGATCGRTFKRVCLELGGKNAQIVMDDADLELALEGAIWGAFGTTGQRCTATSRLILHRDIKEKFTAMLLDKTRKLRLGKGTESDTEVGPLVNKSQLERVSYYLEVAHNEGAKVLIGGKVCTDEQLKHGFFFEPTILNHVTPDMRVAREEIFGPVVTLIEVSSFEEAIKVLNDTPYGLSSSVYTSDVNRAFQAMRDIEAGITYINGPTIGAEVHLPFGGVKQTGNGHREAGSAAIDVFTEWKTVYVDFSGRLQRAQIDNR, from the coding sequence GTGACTACTCCGCTAACGTGCCTTAATTATATAGATGGTGAATGGTTAGCAGCTAAATCACAAGCGATACTAGAAAGCCGCAACCCTGCTGACTGGCGGGAAGTAATTGCAACATTTCCTAGTTCCGGTGCGGAGGATGTTGATGCCGCAGTGATGGCAGCAAGCAAAGCTTATCACAATTGGCGACTTACCCCAGCACCAGCACGGGCAGAATTTATTTACCGAATAGGTGAAATTTTACTTCAACGCAAAGAAGAACTTGCTTACCTGATGAGTCAGGAGATGGGTAAGCCGTTAGCTGAAGCGCGTGGAGATGTGCAAGAAGGAATTGACTGTGCCATTTATAGTGCTGGCGAGGGGCGGCGGATGTTTGGGCAGACGACTCCCTCGGAGATGCCAAACAAATTTGCGATGACAGTGCGATCGCCTGTTGGAGTTTGTGCTTTAATTACACCGTGGAATTTTCCTGTGGCAATTCCTTGCTGGAAAATGATGCCTGCGTTAGTTTGCGGCAATACAGTAATTTTAAAACCCGCTAAAGATACTCCCGCCTGTGCGACTTTGCTAGTTGAAATTTTTCAGCAAGCAGGTTTACCAAATGGTCTAGTTAACTTAGTTCATGGACACGGTGACGAAGTAGGTCAGGCTTTAATTGAGCATCCTGGGATTAATTTAGTATCATTTACAGGTTCTTCCCAAACTGGTGCTGAGGTTGGGGCAACTTGTGGACGTACTTTCAAGCGAGTTTGCTTAGAATTGGGGGGTAAAAATGCTCAAATTGTCATGGATGATGCTGATTTAGAATTAGCTCTAGAAGGAGCAATTTGGGGGGCATTTGGCACAACTGGTCAAAGATGCACTGCCACAAGTCGCTTAATTTTGCATCGTGATATTAAGGAAAAATTTACAGCAATGCTTCTGGATAAAACCAGGAAGTTGCGCTTAGGAAAAGGTACAGAATCAGATACGGAAGTAGGGCCACTTGTTAATAAATCTCAACTTGAGCGAGTTAGTTATTATCTCGAAGTTGCTCATAATGAAGGCGCAAAGGTATTAATTGGTGGCAAGGTCTGTACTGATGAGCAACTAAAACACGGTTTCTTTTTTGAACCGACTATTTTAAATCATGTTACTCCTGATATGCGTGTTGCTCGTGAAGAGATATTTGGTCCTGTTGTAACTTTAATTGAAGTTAGCTCTTTTGAAGAAGCAATCAAGGTTCTTAACGATACTCCTTACGGTTTATCTTCTTCTGTTTACACCAGTGATGTGAACCGCGCTTTTCAAGCGATGCGAGATATTGAAGCTGGCATTACTTATATTAATGGCCCAACTATTGGGGCAGAAGTACATTTACCTTTTGGTGGTGTGAAGCAGACGGGAAATGGACACCGTGAGGCGGGTAGTGCTGCAATTGATGTGTTTACTGAATGGAAGACTGTTTATGTAGATTTTTCTGGTCGTTTGCAACGGGCGCAGATTGATAATCGTTAG
- a CDS encoding response regulator → MMTAQHITIAAVTNKLTSLKQIRFTGWLVLKGPLGQQWVFYLYLGRIIYATGGAHRVRRWQRNLATYCFNVSLNQIQQLKLPAEIEPSDTGTSCWEHQLLCLWMQQQRITREQVVKMIQVSILEVLFDVNQALHVTCNIKQDNPLSPQLVLIDAEQAITEAQKQWQIWKTANLSDVFPDQAPVIKQPEQLQLKASVSVYKSLTLLLDGQRSLRDIAVQTKRNVIDVTRSLSPYFESGMVELINIPDLPIPVATPTNGSTPATAQVQNQAKGPLIACVDDSPLVCQTMEKILTSVGYQFLAIQDSMRAIATLLTRKPELIFLDLVMPNTNGYEICTQLRKVSAFRDTPIIILTGNDGIIDRVRAKVVGATDFLGKPVDAETVLAVANKYLKHLKSSSIVVG, encoded by the coding sequence ATGATGACGGCTCAACACATCACTATTGCTGCTGTTACGAATAAGCTAACTTCTTTAAAGCAAATTCGCTTTACAGGTTGGTTAGTTCTCAAAGGGCCATTAGGTCAGCAATGGGTATTTTATTTATATTTAGGTCGGATTATCTATGCCACGGGCGGAGCGCATCGAGTTAGAAGATGGCAAAGAAATTTGGCTACATATTGCTTTAATGTTAGTTTAAATCAAATCCAACAGTTAAAGTTGCCCGCAGAAATTGAGCCATCTGATACGGGTACAAGTTGCTGGGAACACCAGTTGTTATGCTTATGGATGCAACAGCAACGCATCACGCGAGAGCAAGTAGTTAAAATGATTCAAGTAAGCATTCTAGAAGTGCTATTTGATGTTAATCAAGCCTTGCACGTAACGTGCAACATTAAGCAAGACAATCCTCTATCTCCCCAATTAGTATTAATAGATGCAGAGCAAGCAATAACGGAAGCTCAAAAGCAGTGGCAAATTTGGAAAACAGCAAATCTTTCAGATGTGTTTCCCGATCAAGCTCCAGTAATAAAACAACCAGAGCAACTGCAACTAAAAGCATCAGTTTCTGTTTATAAATCTTTAACTTTATTGTTGGATGGGCAACGTTCATTACGAGATATAGCTGTCCAAACAAAACGCAATGTTATAGATGTAACCAGATCACTATCACCTTATTTTGAATCGGGGATGGTTGAGTTAATTAACATTCCTGATTTACCAATTCCAGTTGCTACTCCTACTAATGGTAGTACTCCAGCTACGGCACAAGTTCAAAATCAAGCTAAAGGGCCACTAATTGCTTGTGTAGATGATAGTCCTTTGGTTTGTCAAACAATGGAAAAAATTCTCACCTCAGTTGGGTATCAGTTTTTAGCAATTCAAGATTCAATGCGAGCGATCGCCACCTTATTAACACGCAAACCAGAGTTAATATTTTTAGATTTAGTCATGCCAAATACAAATGGCTATGAGATTTGTACCCAATTACGCAAGGTTTCAGCTTTCCGTGACACACCAATAATTATTTTAACAGGGAACGACGGCATTATTGATCGAGTTCGTGCCAAGGTTGTAGGAGCAACAGATTTTTTAGGAAAACCAGTGGATGCAGAAACAGTGCTAGCGGTAGCTAACAAATACCTCAAGCACCTCAAATCCAGTTCCATTGTGGTAGGTTGA
- a CDS encoding response regulator transcription factor produces the protein MRTALVVEDTMTERQILTSCLQRAGLNVLTANSTEEALEKISASKPDVIILDVVLPGRSGFELCRELKADPETNKIPVVMCSTKSSDMDKFWGMKQGADAYIPKPVDQEELLRTVNQLIKN, from the coding sequence ATGCGTACTGCTTTAGTTGTTGAAGATACGATGACAGAAAGACAAATTTTGACTAGCTGCTTGCAGCGTGCAGGCTTAAATGTTTTGACAGCAAATAGCACAGAAGAAGCATTAGAAAAAATCAGTGCCTCTAAACCTGATGTGATCATTCTTGACGTTGTGCTACCTGGGCGTAGTGGCTTTGAACTTTGCCGTGAACTGAAAGCTGACCCAGAAACTAACAAAATTCCAGTAGTAATGTGTTCAACAAAAAGTAGTGATATGGATAAATTTTGGGGAATGAAACAAGGTGCAGATGCTTATATACCAAAACCAGTTGATCAAGAAGAACTCTTGCGAACAGTTAATCAATTAATTAAAAACTAA
- a CDS encoding chemotaxis protein CheW, which yields MVSEFLSGNTTLLNQTANNTPTHQTSVGEQFLRFHLGGETTALLPVHQMTEVLNIPVNQIVPIPHLPGWVMGVYNWRGEILWIVDLGHLVGLTPLHQQEISHSTYTTIVIHSQQKHTSKKRLGGQITGSKMLGLVVEKVEDMEWCNPDSIESPPLSAVTPELVPFLRGYWMKSNDEMLVVLEGEAIIAGMPKPAV from the coding sequence ATGGTATCTGAATTTTTATCAGGGAACACTACATTATTAAATCAAACTGCAAATAATACTCCAACACATCAAACAAGCGTTGGGGAACAGTTTTTGCGGTTTCATTTAGGTGGAGAAACTACAGCACTATTGCCTGTGCATCAAATGACAGAGGTGCTAAATATTCCAGTTAACCAGATTGTACCTATTCCTCACCTACCAGGGTGGGTAATGGGTGTTTATAACTGGCGGGGTGAAATTCTCTGGATTGTAGATTTAGGGCATTTGGTAGGTTTAACTCCCTTGCACCAACAAGAAATTAGCCATTCAACCTACACAACAATTGTTATTCATAGCCAACAGAAACATACCAGTAAAAAGAGATTAGGCGGTCAAATTACTGGAAGTAAAATGTTGGGACTGGTTGTGGAGAAAGTCGAAGATATGGAGTGGTGCAATCCTGATTCAATTGAATCCCCTCCCCTGTCTGCTGTTACCCCTGAACTTGTGCCATTTCTACGAGGTTATTGGATGAAATCTAATGATGAAATGCTAGTGGTTTTAGAAGGAGAAGCCATAATTGCGGGAATGCCTAAACCCGCAGTTTAA